The genomic interval ctaattaggctcaaaagattcgtctcaagatttcctacataactgtgtaattaattttagtgttcatatgtatttaaatatctaaaaatttgatgtgatatttttagaaaaaacttttAGAAAGTAAACATACCCTAGTTATATACAACGTAGGCTATAGCTGCAAGCCCAACTACCTTTTGTGGCATGGTGTGCGGTCATAAACAATGACACGAAATACAGGCAGCACAGGGCCTAAAGAAGATGAGGCCTAGATGCAGTTTCAGACACGTCACCTGGATGGGATGGCTGCCATACATATGCCTGCTCTCTTCTGAAGCTAGCTGGGCTACTGTAGGAGTAAAGTTCGAACCCGATCCCGTCCGAGCCTTCCTTTACAGCGACGTCCCATCAAAATGACAGGAACAAACGACCAGAAAAGAGAGCAACCATGGATATATCGATCAGGAATTCAGGACATGCAGGGAAGCTAGGCTGCTTCCAGTAGGACAGCGAAACCCCTGCGTGCGTTTTTCTGCCGCCATGAACGACCACTTGAAGGTCTCACAAGCGCACGATCGATTCGAGAGCCTGCAGGGCAATCGAACACGGAATCGAATGTAAATCCCCTTATCTCGCCTGATTAACAGATCATGCATGATGCAGCTTACTGTGTCCGTTAGTGCATGTCCGAACTGAAAAAAAGGATCATGGCCGCTAACCCTGGGCATTTGGTCCTGATGATTCCGGTGGAAAGAACTATATACTCCATTATACACGCATGCAGTTAGGCCCGGTCAAAAAGAAGCGATCGCGACACGATCACTGCAGTGTGAAAGGAGAAGTaagggaaaggaaaaaaaaaatcagcagtAGCATATATTCAGCACGCATGCACAACTGTTGCAGATGTAGGCAGAGGGTGCTGTTGCTGTTGGAATTTCAGCACGCAGGGCTTCCACACACGCAGCTTTCAGCTGATCAGCCCATGGCCACCAGCGTCAACACAtcagagagagatagagagagctTGGAAGTAAGAAGCGGGAGATATCTCCTGCACCTGCAGGGGGAGATGTCTCCGTGTCATCAACATCCCAGCAATTATCTAATCTGTTCGATACTAGTCCATCTCGATTCCCCACTAGCCTATCTCTGATCGAATGCAACAAGTATTCATGCTTGATGGTGCCTGTATGGTGGAGAAGATAGAAACgcaaccgatcgatcgatcgttttGCGTGTCTGGATCACGACTTGTCCAAGAAGGCCAATATGTGCACACAGGTCGGTCGATCTCGACAGCTACTATATACTGGTATGCTTTTGTCCGATCAAGTCCAAAAGTTAATAGTACGCTTGCATtaaggccttatttagttcctaaatttttctccaaaaacatcacatccaatttttgacacctaaaaaaaacattaaatatagatgaaccaaaaaactaattacacagttatgaaagaaatcttaagacgaatcttttaagcctaattagctcatgattagccataagtgctatagtaaccaacatgtgctaatgacggattaattaggcacaaaagattcgtctcggggtttcaggctagccgtgaaattcgttttttcgttcgtGTTTGAAAACATCTTccaatatccggtcaaacatttaacatgacacttctctcaaaaattttctcaatctaaacaccacctaaattcCTTTGTGTGGTTTAGCTAGCGCGGCTGGGCAAGTACTACACTCATCTGTGTTTCCTTCGTTCCTGACCTGAACGTactgttttgctttttttgaCAACCACACAGGAGATCGAACAGGATGCATGCGCATATAGAAGGTTCGACCACGTATTCTACGTTTCCTGTGCTGTCAGGGTTAAGCTTTCGGTAATGCATGGCCTCAATAAAATTAATCTCCTGAAAATGTCTGAATCACATCTGCAAAAAGTGCATGTAGCGATCGATCGACTGACTAGCCAACTACACTAGTACTGTGCCACGAAAACAAATCAGCCGGCGGGCACCGTGCGGCTGTGGGTATCTCCTACACCACCGTATATGCGTACATCCAGTGGAGTTAGGACGTCTCCACCGATGGCGGCCGACGTGACACTTCACCGGCCATCTGCAAGCATGCGCGCGAATTGCCGCATGTTACctgagcaggaggaggagggcgacgacgaacAAGAAGGTGATGATGAATTATTGGCGAGTGTTTATCCGCttatcgatccatccatccatcgtcGTGGCGTGCgggacgtacgtacgtgtgggCGAGGGAGGATCTCGCCACCGCACCGCACGCGTCACGGAGATCGATCGGGCGGGCATGCACGGGGCATTATGGCGGCCACTGTTGCTACTGCTAGTCTGCAACACGCGCTGCAAACAGTAGCCCAGCAAGcagtagctgctgctgctacagtAGAGTAGCTGTTGGCCGCGGCCTGGACCAGTAcacctttcttttctttcttttttttttcgttcttTTTCTCTTGGGGGAGGGGCGATATACTGTATATGTCTGTATGCAGGGCAGCACGGTGCAGGGAGGAGATCGGAgtgggtgtgtgtgtggagaTTCCCTTTTTAACTCGATCGTGGCGCATGCatgctgtgctgtgctgccCCCCGACTGACAAATTAACGCTCCGGCTACccctgcttctgcttctgctgctgctgctgctgctgctgcttcgaTTCTCTGCGCCTGTGGTTGAGTTCCTGCTTCGATGAGGCCGCCGTGCTCACGAGGAAGGAGATTTTGCTATGTGATCATTGAGTTATTGTAGGCCCATTTGCTATGTGTGCTATTTTTATAGGGCCATACTGGCCCAGCTAATTGCTTCAACTGTCAACACCATGTTCTCTCCCTCCTGCCCAACTTGTACACACTGCCGGGAGCCCACTCAAAAGGTCCATCCAGCTCGTTCCCCAGCCCATCTCTACTACCGAATTCAATGCAGATTATTTGGCCAGCAGTGTGCCACGTGTCAGTGCCTGGCAACCTggctctcttctttctctttctctctccctctctcttctctctcttcttgtcAGTTCTAGGAGATTCAGAGAGAGATTGACCGGCCCCACTTGTCAATCATGGTTAGATATGAATAAGAATtctgattaaataattaattaataacagTATGGTTTCATAGCTATTagaattaattcaaatttgaatcttTGAATAAGCACAACTTGTTCGTTTTTAATCTAATTCGAGTGAAACTTGAacctaaatttatctaaattcataacCTTTCCGACaatactaaatttattatttaataaatataattgtatttatgaattaattaatatccgaTGGTTAAGCAGTAGTAAACCTAAAAAtttgctaataaataaaatttcatcatCTCTTTTGTTCAGTGGCTGAATGGGCCGGCTACCCACGATCCAATTGCACAGTCCACCTAACCGGGCTTTGGTGCATGTTTTGTTAATTTATAGTTAGGcccttacattataaaatattactttatacTCCCTGTcgatatttaaaattaaaaggaacACACAAAGCTCACCATTtcgataaaacataaaatttactcaGAATTCCTtcaaatatctaaataaacaaatttacacaaaaacatatgcatgcaaaaaCAATCAACATAGACATCACACACATATACTGACAAGagcaataaatacatatttaactcATTAAATTGGCTTATCTTTAGTTACTCATGGCAAAACTTCATGGGTTAAAACGTGGTGATACTAGGCGAATGATGCACCCAATAGATACAACGATACACTCTAAAACACATCAATatttattagaaataattaataacaacATTAGTTACAAATTTATGGTTACAATCACTAGAAACTAAACTGGTCCATTTGTAATTAAGCGCGGCAACGCCACGCGTTCTTTCTAGTGCCTCCCTGGTTTCAGGCCGCGATTTGCTGCTGGCATGATCTATTACCCAGCCCATGCCTCCAGTCGAAGcacgatttttctttttgtttagaGCAAGCAAGCATGATCTATTGTACTACAGTGCCTCCGTAGTAACAAAGAACCAGCTTATTTAACACCAGTATTGTGCACCCACAATCCATGCAAGTCGGTTTGGAAGAATTTCGCTAGAATGTTGAAGAAATTGAATTGTTTGCTATGAAAATCTTGTAAATTTTCTGTGTTTCAAAGAAGCCCTCGGCTAGATGGAACAATAAAACTATGATGTCACTATAATTATCACGGAGAAATACATAGAGTAGAAAGGAAAATCTGttagggagaggagaggagaaggaCGCACGAGcgagctaattaagctagctagcacgcAAATACAGAGCAAAGAATAAGGTTCTTTTACAAACAAGTACTCTAGCTAGCAAGCTACTTCATCATCATCGAATCGTACATACAGTTTCAATTTAATCATCACGAATCACGACCCCAACTCACCGGAGCCTGCCGCGCGTGTTGCTATACATGCTTATGGAACGGGgtgtgtcgtcgtcgtcgatgatCAGCTGGCCACCCTGCAGTTCGACCTGATGCTGCCGGCGTTGCCGGTGAGCACGCCGATGGAGCCCATCTtgaccatggcggcggcgaagtcAGCCTGGAACGAGTCCGGGTTATTGGTGTAGCCGACGACCTGCGAGGCGGTGGTCtggtcggcgaggagggccTGGTCGGAACTGAGCAGGCCGCGGTtggcgacgatggcggcgtAGTAGTTGGTGTCGAACGCGTTGGGAGTGACGGCGTCCAGGGGCACCATCCCCGACggcccctgctgctgctgcgggcACTGCTGCGTCAGCGCCGCCACGTAGCTGGGGTCCATGCTGGGGTCCTGGCCGGCGTTGGGGCCGGAGGAGTAGAGCCGGTTGCTGAAGGAGCTGCAGTGCGACACCCCGATGGTGTGCGCCCCGGAGAGCGCCACCATGTCCGCCTGCGTCAGCCCCTTGGCGCCGAACATCTGGTTCAGCCTCGCCACgttcgccgacggcggcggcaggttgCCGTTCGTCTCCTGCGCCACCGAAAGGTTCCCGTCTCGTCTCCCCGCCGGCACCTGGTACGAGTTCCCTCCCACCTGCACATAACACACCTCGAAGTTGTATTACTCCATCGGCttaaacatatatgtttaaccaATTGTTATCCTGAACGATAAATATGCTTGACCCGATAAAGTTCTTAACAAACAATCTATAAATGTTTACGTCTGCACTCTGACTCTCTTTCAATTAAAGGTGCTTTCATCCAGGCTCATGCATCAGTGGTACACGGAAAACATGAATATGTAGTACGGTGGTTGCTTGTCTTCCTTAATTTGTTCTCGAGTCCGTTAATTAGCCGCAACGGCGAGAGAGAGACGCGGCACATGGTTGCATTGCATGGCTGGGGTTGGTGGTGAAGCGGCAGGAATGGGCCGCGAAACGGGAGGGAATGGGGACAATTCGAACCGATCGATGGCATTGGCATGTGGAGTTGTGGACCGGTAGTCGTGCCGGCCACATGGGAGTGGGACGGATCCACCCCGTAAACTACACCCACTTGCTCCCAAAAACTAAACGCATATCTCGCACTTCGGCTCCGTTCTTTTTAGTGTATGCAATTAGCTTATATCTAGTCTTCCATTAGTATATTTATCAACCTACTGgatgatataatttatacgagaatatatatagaagttacttttaaaaattaaataaatatatttttaagttttcgATAACTAATATTTAGAGGTCTGTTTGGCTCGGGTCTGTCCTCAGCAAGTTGAAAGTTGAATTAAAAGGTTTTAGCTAAACAATAGGAGTGTAGCAGACTGAACTgatctcaaaaaataaactataaagacGAAGCTGGCTTCGATCGGCTACACtcctagttttaaatttagtaGTTGAAGtcatagaaaatatgtttttaattaatcaaacGTTAATCACGCGATTAATTAACTGGAATAAACTGCTGAAAGAAACTCGTCCTTACTCTTAGTTTCCTCTTTAGTTATCGAATCGTGTAATTCTGATTGATACCAGAGGCAGGAGCCGTCACTAGCGTTGTGATTTGCAGGTATGTGTCTTTATCCCACCATGTGGATGGTTGTATATACTTGGCCCTTCTTGCGTCCCGGATGTGTTGTTTCCAGCTTCAGCAACTGAAGCTTCAGTATAACAGAGTACTGTTTGTGGTTCGTGGATGGGCCAGGGTCCATTTGGAAACACACGCATTTGATCGGTTTTGTGGATTATTGATGTGCTAGTATACCCCCCATTGACTACTACAGTTCTAGTACGGAATCTTTGACTAATAGTCTACTACAGACCTGTGACTGTCTTGATACCAGTTGTTCAGAATCAACTTGAACATTATGAAACTGCAACGGTCGTTTGATCAGTAATGGTCATGGAAACTAAAAACACCTAACGGATAAATGATAACAGCCGTATTAGAAGTTAGAACACAACATGGTTCCATTCTTCTGTCCATATGTCTGGAAGTACTCAATGCTGTTGAGGTCAGTACTCCCCCAATCAAGTCCTAATGCTTATCTCTAACACAAGCCCTAAACGCTCCTACTGTACCGTTGTTGCGTCAGTAATAATCAAACCCAGTCCAACTGGATCAATAATCATAAGGACATGTTCTATAATAGAGCCCACTTAGGCTGAGATACATCAGCAACCAGAGTCTATTTACAATGATACGTATAAAGATAAAGTCAGACGtggtttctttattaatacaataaaatatgttttattacactagttttctatttatatattcgTATGCAAGAacgtttcctttaataaatgctaagagtcgactctaagccgttgtcaTGCTTAACAacagtttttctctctccttccatcTATTTCCTCCACGTCATCAAATTTGATTACGTGACAGTTAAGAAAATCAGCTAATAAATGTATTTGTACGTGTTCTAAGAACGTACTACCATTACTAGTGTACATAATTTTGGTCCAATCGATATCTCAACTTCCTTATACACTGAATTGCATGCCGATGCAATTTACGATTTGTTTGCATGGAGATCAGAGCAAAGATTAGGactgaatgaatgaatgattgGCGTTGGCCCATCTCACCAGCCTCCTAAAATAATTGCTCATCAGGCCATAGGGCTAAAGCGAACTTTACTAGTGGTATAGCATTTTTCGCTAGCACAGAGAGACTGTGTGCGCCTGTGCCATGAGCCCCATGAGCAGATTGGATTGCTTAATCTGCTTCCTTTTGGCGCATCCCAAAAGATGATCGGTTTTGGAAAGCAATCGAGCCCTCTTTTTCCCTAACCTGTGAGGGCGACACGGCCATGTGATGCCGATACGGACACCGATCGACCGGTGGGTCCGTGCAAATAACGGAGGTTCTCGATCTTACGTGTACCGAAAGAAAAGAGCGGCTCTGCTTCTCCTCCTGCCGTCGCATCGGCGTAGCATCACCAGCATGCATGATGCCAGAAAAGCAACGGCAATGGAAGTCACCGGCCATCCTACTACGCCCCCGGCATGCAGCATCAGTCGAAAAGGAAGGCAGAGTAAGTTCCTACTGTCAGCCGGAGTACAGCTACTTTCAGAGTCAGCTTTTGGAGAAAGAAAGCTGTGGCAATGGCATGCGATCCATGTAGGGCCCGAcatggttttggttttgtatTCCAACCTCGATCTTTCATCGCCACATCGATCCACCGACGAATCGACCGTGCGCGTGATCCAAGGGCGAGCCCAACTTGCCCGCACGGGCGAGGCAGTCATGGGCCGACGGAAGCAGCTGGTAATTTAATGGAGCACATGTTACGGGTGGGTGAGATGGATCGATCCGCGGGTAATCTACGGCCGGCTATGTCCTATTTTTAACCAGATTACGTGTTATCCGTGGATCGCCTCGTGCTCATCCTTAGCccggagagggagggagaagagGGTGAAAACGTACCAGCGCGAGGGCATCccgggcggcgaaggcgaggacgtcggcgcaGGAGACGACGCCGAAGCAGGCCTGCTCGAGCCGCGCCTTGGCCTTGTCGATGACGTCGAAGCCGCGGAGGCTCGTGTTCGGGGGCGCGTCCTTCTCCGCCTGGTTGCCCGCCGTCGAGTCCAGCAGCACGGACGCGT from Oryza brachyantha chromosome 3, ObraRS2, whole genome shotgun sequence carries:
- the LOC102719277 gene encoding peroxidase 5-like; translation: MEAARGGGMRLRLRAAVLSVAVMAMAMAMATRSQAQLQVGFYDTLCPAAEIIVQEEVSKVVSANPGMAAGLVRLHFHDCFVRGCDASVLLDSTAGNQAEKDAPPNTSLRGFDVIDKAKARLEQACFGVVSCADVLAFAARDALALVGGNSYQVPAGRRDGNLSVAQETNGNLPPPSANVARLNQMFGAKGLTQADMVALSGAHTIGVSHCSSFSNRLYSSGPNAGQDPSMDPSYVAALTQQCPQQQQGPSGMVPLDAVTPNAFDTNYYAAIVANRGLLSSDQALLADQTTASQVVGYTNNPDSFQADFAAAMVKMGSIGVLTGNAGSIRSNCRVAS